In a genomic window of Vicinamibacteria bacterium:
- a CDS encoding DUF2513 domain-containing protein, with translation MKRDVDLVRRILQHVEQSGADGTSPGGWTQLVEEGYDASSIQYHIQILHDAGLIRADELVPGQWWPERLTWAGHEFLDTARDETLWNEAKSRIDAAVGAAPFEVFRELLVRLTKDRLERPELSREAISPKPAAGRPKRK, from the coding sequence ATGAAACGCGACGTCGATCTCGTCCGTCGAATTTTGCAGCACGTCGAGCAAAGCGGAGCCGATGGAACGAGTCCCGGAGGTTGGACCCAGCTCGTCGAAGAGGGATACGACGCATCATCCATTCAGTACCACATTCAAATCCTACACGATGCCGGCCTCATTCGAGCCGACGAGCTCGTACCCGGTCAATGGTGGCCGGAGCGGCTGACCTGGGCGGGTCACGAGTTTCTGGACACCGCGCGTGACGAGACGCTGTGGAACGAAGCCAAGAGTCGCATCGACGCAGCCGTCGGTGCCGCGCCGTTCGAAGTGTTTCGCGAGCTTCTCGTTCGACTCACGAAAGATCGGCTCGAGCGCCCCGAGCTCTCGCGGGAAGCC